One region of Marivirga arenosa genomic DNA includes:
- a CDS encoding methyl-accepting chemotaxis protein — MVKAATKLEENIKTKSGESLRPQSNGQDLENHIAAVNNSFASIEFDPKGNILWANDQFLEAVGYSLNEVKGEHHSIFVDHDYAESAEYKNFWKSLASGNAQSGEFKRFDKQGNVLWLQASYTPIPDDKGKIVKVIKYAFDITEKKRAELDAVETAKEYQEIKTELQTRMDQINVACLVSESDLKGNVIYVNDKLCEVTGYTREECMGQPHSMFRHPDSPKSIFKEMWATIGRGRIFRGEIKNKKKNGDPYYVDAIIAPVMGPNGKPAKYIGVRYDITEQKLKEEEIQKAMEEQSAVIEVIRAMAKGDLTQRVENDSDVAAEVNDALDNLNEVLNSINKGAEVVSTSSGNLLKRSEGIKNSSNEVASAISQMAKGAQDQALRTDESSKLVEGVLKSSEEMQGKADFIKKTAEDGQKRSEEGLKIIKNLVQNMTGIDSSATKTSESIAILTERAEEIARTLNVITDIASQTNLLALNAAIEAARAGDAGRGFAVVAEEIRKLAEDSRKSAVDIEKIISDVQKDTVSASKAIESMQTSVKEGGNATKDAENIFVEIAGSSDTTFQHSKEILTASNGQKEAIEAVVKNIEQIVVVAEETAAGTQQVASSSQELNAGMVEVTDASNQLSQIAEELKAGIKKFTLTKA; from the coding sequence CGATCCTAAAGGAAATATTCTTTGGGCAAACGATCAATTTTTAGAAGCTGTGGGTTATTCACTTAATGAAGTTAAGGGTGAGCACCATAGTATATTTGTAGATCATGATTATGCAGAAAGTGCTGAATACAAAAATTTCTGGAAGTCACTAGCATCTGGAAACGCACAAAGTGGAGAATTCAAAAGATTTGATAAGCAAGGAAATGTGCTTTGGTTACAGGCATCTTACACACCTATTCCAGATGATAAGGGTAAAATTGTAAAAGTTATTAAATATGCATTTGATATTACAGAAAAGAAAAGAGCTGAACTAGATGCTGTTGAAACTGCTAAGGAATATCAAGAAATAAAAACTGAGCTTCAAACCAGAATGGATCAGATTAATGTGGCTTGTTTGGTTTCTGAATCAGATTTGAAAGGTAATGTGATTTATGTAAACGATAAGCTTTGCGAGGTCACAGGATATACTCGCGAAGAATGTATGGGACAGCCACACAGTATGTTTAGACATCCAGACTCACCAAAATCAATATTTAAAGAAATGTGGGCTACTATTGGTAGAGGTAGAATCTTCAGGGGTGAAATTAAGAACAAAAAGAAAAATGGGGATCCTTACTATGTGGATGCCATCATTGCACCAGTAATGGGGCCAAACGGAAAGCCAGCTAAATATATTGGGGTAAGATATGATATTACTGAACAAAAGCTGAAAGAAGAAGAAATCCAAAAAGCAATGGAAGAGCAATCGGCTGTAATTGAGGTGATTAGAGCTATGGCTAAAGGTGATCTTACACAAAGAGTAGAAAATGATTCTGATGTAGCAGCAGAAGTAAATGATGCTTTAGATAACTTAAATGAAGTATTAAATAGCATTAATAAAGGAGCTGAGGTAGTCTCTACATCTTCAGGCAACTTATTGAAAAGAAGTGAAGGTATTAAAAATAGTTCTAATGAAGTAGCTTCAGCCATTTCACAAATGGCTAAAGGCGCTCAAGATCAGGCATTAAGAACAGATGAATCTTCGAAATTAGTTGAGGGTGTATTAAAATCTTCTGAGGAAATGCAAGGGAAAGCAGACTTCATTAAGAAAACTGCTGAGGATGGTCAAAAACGATCCGAAGAAGGCCTAAAAATCATCAAGAATTTAGTTCAGAATATGACGGGTATTGATAGCTCTGCAACTAAAACTTCTGAATCAATTGCCATTCTAACTGAGAGAGCTGAAGAAATTGCTAGAACTTTAAATGTTATTACGGATATCGCATCTCAAACTAATTTACTGGCACTAAATGCAGCTATTGAAGCAGCAAGAGCTGGGGATGCAGGTAGAGGTTTTGCGGTTGTAGCTGAGGAGATTAGAAAATTAGCTGAGGATTCAAGAAAATCTGCCGTTGATATTGAAAAAATAATCAGTGATGTTCAGAAAGATACAGTTTCAGCAAGCAAAGCAATAGAAAGTATGCAGACTAGTGTAAAGGAAGGCGGCAATGCTACTAAAGATGCTGAAAATATATTTGTTGAGATTGCAGGCTCAAGCGATACAACTTTCCAACATTCAAAAGAGATTTTAACAGCTTCAAATGGTCAAAAGGAAGCGATTGAAGCAGTTGTGAAAAATATTGAACAAATAGTAGTAGTGGCTGAAGAAACAGCTGCCGGAACGCAACAGGTGGCAAGCTCATCTCAGGAGTTGAATGCAGGTATGGTTGAAGTAACAGATGCTAGTAATCAGCTAAGTCAAATTGCTGAAGAGTTGAAAGCAGGAATCAAAAAATTCACTTTAACTAAAGCATAA
- a CDS encoding chemotaxis protein CheW — translation MEAVKEQKIKENEQKSQLIIFRLGDEEYGLQIGQIKEVVPTPHITRLPQTPPYVKGVANIRGNIIAVVDLEEKFGLKGENDSNANNYTLVVESDQIKMGVLVRELPNTLNVKKSHIEDSANIIQDGGAEQSYIKGIVKLEDRLIIMLDVFKTMSENELNTVFKNNKVHETV, via the coding sequence ATGGAAGCTGTAAAGGAACAAAAGATAAAAGAAAACGAGCAAAAATCTCAGCTAATTATATTTCGATTAGGTGATGAAGAATACGGATTGCAGATAGGTCAAATCAAAGAAGTTGTACCTACTCCGCATATTACTCGCTTGCCACAAACTCCTCCTTATGTGAAGGGAGTGGCCAATATCAGAGGGAATATTATTGCTGTAGTTGATTTAGAAGAGAAGTTTGGATTGAAAGGAGAGAATGATTCCAATGCAAATAATTATACACTAGTAGTGGAAAGTGATCAAATTAAAATGGGAGTATTGGTGAGAGAGCTACCTAATACATTAAATGTTAAGAAATCTCATATAGAAGATTCAGCTAACATTATACAAGATGGTGGAGCTGAGCAGTCATACATAAAGGGTATAGTAAAGCTGGAAGACAGATTAATCATCATGTTGGATGTTTTCAAGACTATGTCAGAGAATGAATTAAATACAGTATTTAAAAATAATAAAGTTCATGAAACCGTTTGA